A genomic region of Aeropyrum pernix K1 contains the following coding sequences:
- a CDS encoding complex I subunit 4 family protein yields MELGFPLLWLSLVLPVLASLTIVALPPRTAYWLVAITLAIPGIVSSYYAFQGVLSEGIIDPVSLNLSNIGIGVVALAVDGFSYPFVLGVSVVTALVAVYGYKYMEVRLREMEGEGERAPGHAAYLILYSIFSSTMLGIAYSLNFLLFIIFLELSLLSSFLLIAFYGYGDRRRIALLYFVWTHIAGALALLGGLYYVIKTGTFDVATVEGGRIVYFSSPADRSVYAAIAGVSLLLGMLVKMAVFGVHMWLPYAHAEAPTPISALLSPNLIGLGGYGIARFAAAFYPWLLEDLKPLLVGLAFVTIVYGGLVALSQLDFKRLLAYSSISQMGYMLLALSTLHPLGFAAASLIFLGHAVGKAVLFMTAGVFITEAHGLRNIARMGGLARLYPLTAAAALIGFLHLAGIPPAFGFWGELYLTLSVLNYPGYSDAVSLGLLAIILIVAFTVTAAYSFITMRRIFFGRPRADMDAREEVDGFKSTVVLLAVLGVALFLLAGPMVTDLAASSLAMVEAFLS; encoded by the coding sequence ATGGAGCTGGGATTCCCCTTACTCTGGCTAAGCCTGGTGTTACCCGTACTTGCCTCCCTTACCATAGTAGCACTACCGCCTAGAACCGCTTACTGGCTTGTAGCCATAACCCTGGCCATCCCCGGGATTGTGTCGAGCTATTACGCATTCCAGGGGGTTCTCTCGGAGGGGATCATAGACCCCGTATCGCTAAACCTTTCGAATATAGGTATAGGAGTTGTAGCCCTCGCGGTCGACGGGTTCTCCTACCCATTCGTCCTAGGAGTCTCCGTAGTAACAGCCCTAGTAGCCGTCTACGGCTACAAGTACATGGAGGTCAGGCTGAGGGAGATGGAGGGTGAGGGGGAGCGTGCCCCCGGGCACGCAGCCTACCTAATATTGTACAGCATATTCTCCTCTACAATGCTAGGAATAGCATACTCGCTCAACTTCCTGCTCTTCATAATCTTCCTGGAGCTAAGCCTGCTGTCCTCCTTCCTCCTCATAGCCTTCTACGGCTACGGCGATAGGAGGAGGATAGCGCTACTGTACTTCGTCTGGACCCACATAGCCGGGGCTCTAGCGCTCCTCGGCGGCCTCTATTATGTTATCAAGACGGGGACCTTCGACGTCGCGACAGTGGAGGGAGGCAGGATAGTCTATTTCTCGAGCCCCGCGGACAGGAGTGTCTACGCCGCCATAGCTGGGGTTAGCCTCCTCCTAGGAATGCTTGTCAAGATGGCTGTATTCGGCGTGCACATGTGGCTACCCTACGCCCATGCAGAAGCGCCCACACCCATCTCAGCTCTCCTATCACCAAACCTGATCGGCCTAGGGGGTTATGGTATAGCCAGGTTCGCCGCCGCTTTCTATCCATGGCTGCTCGAGGACCTCAAACCCCTCCTCGTCGGCCTCGCCTTCGTCACAATAGTCTATGGAGGCCTGGTGGCACTATCACAACTGGACTTCAAGAGGCTGCTAGCATACTCCAGCATAAGCCAGATGGGCTACATGCTACTAGCCCTCTCCACTCTCCACCCACTAGGCTTTGCCGCGGCAAGCCTCATTTTCCTCGGGCACGCCGTCGGGAAGGCAGTTCTATTCATGACGGCTGGCGTCTTCATAACAGAGGCCCACGGCCTCAGGAACATCGCCAGGATGGGAGGCCTAGCCAGGCTCTACCCGCTAACAGCCGCGGCAGCCCTCATAGGTTTCCTGCACCTCGCTGGTATACCCCCCGCCTTCGGATTCTGGGGTGAACTCTACCTAACCCTCTCGGTGTTAAACTACCCGGGGTACAGCGATGCCGTCAGCCTAGGACTGCTGGCTATTATCCTTATAGTGGCTTTCACAGTCACAGCTGCCTACTCGTTCATAACGATGAGGAGGATATTCTTCGGGAGGCCACGCGCAGATATGGATGCTAGGGAAGAGGTAGACGGCTTCAAATCTACAGTAGTCCTCCTCGCAGTACTAGGCGTGGCGCTATTCCTCCTAGCTGGACCTATGGTGACGGATCTGGCTGCCTCTAGCCTTGCAATGGTGGAGGCATTCCTCTCGTAG
- a CDS encoding NADH-quinone oxidoreductase subunit NuoK, producing MVDAALSQVVVLLAAVLAAIGSYGLAGSRNLVRQLISAEVLFNAFLLIVILVLSKSSLAANVLGIMLVIVVSGEIIVVVALVAALYRRLGTLETEPLEEEGV from the coding sequence GTGGTGGATGCAGCTTTATCGCAGGTAGTGGTGTTGCTGGCCGCTGTTTTAGCGGCCATAGGGTCCTACGGCCTAGCCGGTTCTAGGAATCTTGTTAGGCAGCTGATATCCGCCGAGGTTCTTTTCAACGCCTTCCTCCTCATCGTTATACTAGTCCTGAGTAAGAGCAGCCTCGCGGCCAATGTCCTTGGTATAATGCTAGTCATAGTCGTCTCGGGCGAGATTATAGTTGTAGTAGCACTGGTGGCTGCCCTCTACAGAAGGCTTGGCACGCTGGAGACGGAGCCTTTGGAGGAGGAGGGGGTGTAG
- a CDS encoding NADH-quinone oxidoreductase subunit J family protein, with product MVSSLEAAVLIGVAGLATLFSMFVVRHRDMVYSSAALALVGLSTAAVVGLLGFPLVAVFLVIVYVGAAVMFIIVSVSMLGGGGREEWDEWRGLAAAAAAFSTVTLLGFIGGLWQLYTPPQPVNLETIALVLTRDLYPVVIVLAAGLAATILEGIAIARRR from the coding sequence ATGGTGAGTAGCCTCGAGGCCGCGGTACTCATCGGTGTGGCGGGCCTCGCGACCCTGTTTAGCATGTTTGTAGTTAGACATAGGGATATGGTCTACTCGAGTGCAGCCCTTGCGCTTGTAGGGCTCTCTACCGCGGCCGTCGTAGGCCTTCTCGGATTCCCTCTAGTGGCCGTCTTCCTCGTAATAGTCTACGTGGGTGCTGCTGTGATGTTCATAATAGTGAGCGTCAGCATGCTAGGCGGGGGCGGGAGAGAGGAGTGGGACGAATGGAGAGGTCTCGCGGCTGCGGCCGCGGCATTCTCGACAGTCACGCTCCTTGGCTTCATAGGAGGGCTCTGGCAGCTATACACGCCACCACAGCCCGTCAACCTCGAGACAATAGCCCTTGTCCTTACCAGAGACCTTTACCCCGTTGTGATAGTCCTTGCCGCGGGTCTTGCGGCCACTATACTTGAGGGAATAGCGATAGCCAGGAGGAGGTGA
- the nuoI gene encoding NADH-quinone oxidoreductase subunit NuoI yields the protein MPPKAVAKTLPRRGGLFTGVTDNLAALMIGLKYFVNPRRFSIYYPKEYPELRQGYRGFIILNKAKCISCAACARICPSAAMKMIRVPVPHPKEPEKKVTKQFPVINYQRCIFCGYCVDICPTEALYHVNYHDIVYDNLAEMFWDLETFQKEPEYKTALEGTPVRLLIHEEYGLVKIPARGVREDGE from the coding sequence ATGCCTCCAAAGGCCGTGGCTAAAACGCTCCCCAGGAGGGGCGGACTCTTCACGGGGGTAACGGATAACCTAGCGGCGCTTATGATAGGTCTCAAGTACTTCGTAAACCCTAGGAGGTTCTCCATATACTATCCTAAGGAGTATCCAGAGCTGCGGCAGGGCTATAGGGGTTTCATAATACTTAACAAGGCCAAGTGTATAAGCTGTGCTGCCTGCGCTAGAATATGTCCTAGCGCCGCGATGAAGATGATAAGAGTTCCAGTTCCCCATCCCAAGGAGCCTGAGAAGAAGGTTACAAAACAGTTCCCCGTCATAAACTATCAGCGGTGCATCTTCTGCGGCTACTGCGTCGACATATGCCCCACCGAGGCGCTTTATCATGTGAACTACCACGACATAGTCTATGATAACCTTGCCGAGATGTTCTGGGATCTTGAGACGTTCCAGAAGGAGCCCGAGTATAAGACTGCCCTCGAGGGCACGCCGGTGAGGCTGCTAATCCACGAGGAGTATGGGCTTGTTAAAATACCAGCGCGGGGTGTGCGGGAGGATGGTGAGTAG
- the nuoH gene encoding NADH-quinone oxidoreductase subunit NuoH, with protein sequence MSVLDVLLAIIFYPPIWQLLILGFGGALLIAIVAVWFERKAAARVQRRIGPYWASPRLGGLLHLVADMMRYMFQQVIIPRTVDYFPFLVAPIVGMAVSILPFAVVPLTANPSYWPLPPGLMEYSLLLALAISTLPPIFLIVAGWAANNPFTIVGGVREAFIILAYELIAILSLLAPAITVGSFNIVEIVQAQGFFKWFIILNPLAFLAAVIAIAMSTSAFPFEIPESEPEVVAGPFTEYSGILYALNMGGAYMRRFAFSLIASLVLLGGWYPVVPGEGVVMGYLLPSLVVVAKAALVTLAISFLRAVYGRYRLDQALDLAWRLVLPLTLLAILLALIEAYLGIVQPVKPDAAPCKYLLLIYSPRELLVLDYISGL encoded by the coding sequence GTGTCTGTCCTTGACGTGTTGCTCGCGATTATATTCTACCCGCCTATATGGCAGCTCCTCATACTCGGGTTTGGAGGCGCCCTCCTAATAGCGATAGTTGCAGTCTGGTTCGAGAGGAAGGCTGCGGCTAGGGTGCAGAGGAGGATAGGGCCCTACTGGGCTAGCCCGAGGCTAGGAGGCCTCCTACACCTTGTCGCCGATATGATGAGGTATATGTTCCAGCAGGTCATTATACCCAGGACCGTCGACTACTTCCCCTTCCTCGTGGCACCGATAGTGGGTATGGCCGTTTCAATACTCCCCTTCGCAGTGGTGCCCCTCACCGCTAACCCCAGCTACTGGCCCTTACCCCCCGGTCTAATGGAGTATAGCCTCCTTCTAGCGCTCGCGATATCAACGCTTCCCCCGATTTTCCTTATCGTGGCTGGTTGGGCTGCGAACAACCCGTTCACAATCGTGGGCGGCGTTAGGGAAGCATTTATAATTCTTGCCTACGAGCTAATAGCCATACTCTCCCTCCTCGCCCCTGCTATAACAGTGGGAAGCTTCAACATCGTGGAGATCGTCCAGGCTCAAGGCTTCTTTAAATGGTTCATTATACTCAACCCCCTAGCCTTCCTAGCTGCCGTTATAGCAATAGCAATGTCAACCTCAGCGTTCCCCTTCGAAATACCCGAATCTGAGCCCGAGGTTGTCGCAGGACCCTTCACCGAATATTCGGGAATACTCTACGCCCTCAACATGGGAGGAGCGTACATGAGGAGATTCGCCTTCAGCCTAATAGCCTCCCTGGTGCTCCTAGGCGGATGGTACCCTGTCGTCCCAGGTGAGGGCGTGGTTATGGGGTATCTACTCCCAAGCTTGGTTGTAGTGGCTAAGGCGGCTCTCGTCACACTAGCAATAAGCTTTCTAAGAGCCGTCTACGGTAGGTACAGGCTGGACCAGGCCCTAGACTTAGCCTGGAGGCTAGTACTACCCCTGACCCTCCTAGCCATTCTGCTAGCATTAATAGAGGCTTACCTAGGCATAGTCCAGCCTGTTAAACCTGATGCAGCCCCATGTAAATACCTTCTTTTAATATACTCTCCTCGTGAACTCCTAGTCCTGGATTATATATCTGGTTTGTGA